The segment gaaaggggaggagtctCTGCAAGACTTATTACTTTTAAAGTGATATTATGAAGTTGTTGTCATGAAATTTCCTCATCATAGGAAACCTCTTTCTATGTGTATCCATCCGGTTGGACAGGACCTCCAGAAGGTACTCACTAGGCTGAGGACAACGGGGACACTTAACTTTAAGACTGTGTTTCCGAGTTGGGAAACCAGTTTGGCGAAGTTGGTGTTAAGGAGAATGGGGGTTAGGAGTGGAAAGTTACTGAAGGTCAACAAAGAGACAGATGACAAAACCCAAAGGTTCTAAAAGAAATCCCAGGGGGAAGACCCACAGGACATTTGGgcaagaggaaggaaggggatgaaCTGGCCAAGGCCAGGTTATGTGAGGTGGAGGAGAATGCTCTGTTTTTGTGCATATAAGTGATGCATTGCAACAGAAGGATGTTGGATGACCCCAAGTGATTCTGATACAGGCTCACAGAATGGCCTGGTgtgttgaggaaactgaggcagggaattgcAGATAGGGTTTacaatttttgttccattttctgTATTTCCGAGTGATTAATTAAAGAGCAATAGTgtgttagaatcctgtgcaaagtgtcTCCGTATTGTAATCTAAACGTATTACATGGCCCCTGGAAGAGGTAAACACCTCTGGGTATATTTCTGGGAGAGGACATGTTAAAGCACATTCTAAGCTTCAAAGACTTCCCAGTTGACATGTTggatgagcccccacttgtaacgccGACAGGCTGAAGTTttcagcaggcaggattgaaccttgGACATTTGAaccttagtgcatgagccttgACTGTGTGAACATGTGATAATGCCTCTTAAGCCAGGGTTGTAGCAGACTCCTCAATCTCTAAATGGTTCAGGTGCCAGTAGAGGgtgacagagcaccacaccatcCAGGCACGGGTTGTATATTTCCCCTCGCTGAGGAAGCCCAAgccaagcttcagagacttcccagctgatatcccagctagggtgaccagacaacaagtgtgaaaaatcggggcagggggtgaggggttatAGGCACTTAGATACGACAAAGCTCCAAATATGGGGACTGTCCcgataaataaaaatttaatgtGTAAAATAAGGGGCCAGGTATGAAatatcatcagtatcatacctagaaactactcatttgaaaccccagatatctacgtagatcaggaaatgtctagaatGACGCaattagctctctctctctctctctctctctttaatatttaccttttttcatagaatcatagaatatcagggttggaagggacccctgaaggtcatctagtccaaccccctgctcgaagcaggaccaattcccagttaaatcatcccagccagggctttgtcaagcctgaccttaaaaacttccaaggaaggagattccaccacctccctaggcaacgcattccagtgtttcaccaccctcttaagTTTTAAGTTCACCACCCTCTTTGTTTTAAGAACAGGGTTGTAATTTTGATTTCTTACGACGTTTGTGCACATGGTTTTTacttagctggtggcaacagctgatttctatttttttttccttttcctttctcagctcttccctggagggggagTGAAATTATAGTGATAAACCTACTGGTGGCATCAGATCTAGTGAGGCTCCACCTCTCCACCAAGTTTTGTGTCGGTGGATCGTGGTTCTGAAAATACTCTTTGGCACTGaaaggactggggcagggaatcTAATGGGACCAGAGCTGAGACAGATGCTGCAGATCTGTGTCTGGAGAGACCTTTTTGATCAGTGCAGAAACCATAGAATCTGCTGAGTGTGGAGATGGAATGACAGCCACTTCCATGAGGAAGGCTGGGGTCCAACCTGCTcctccttcttcctgcccaccaTTGGAAGGATGTGGGAGAACTTCAGTGGGGGATATTTACAcagttttcctctcttttaagAAATGCGAGCTGGGATTCCCCACAGGCATTGGCTGCTCCTTATGATACAGGTGATATTGTCAAAGAGCTCAACTGAATTCTCCACTCAGCATGGCCCCTTTTTTAATTCAAGGTCTGCTGGCATGAGTGGGAATAGTTTCTCTCTGGCACAGAATAGGTTTGGGGCAGTTAGACTTTTTCAGAAGAATTCAGTATTGTTCCTGGATAATAACTGACTGATGTATTCCCcctgtcataagtataaaggaaagggtaacacctttctgtatacagaactataaaatccctcctggccagaggcaaaaccctttcacctgtaaagggttaagaagctaggataaccttgctggtacctgaccaaaatgaccaaggaggagataagttactttcaaagctggagtgggggggggggaacaaagggtctgtctgtctgtctgtgtgatgcttttgccgggaacagatcaggaacgctcttcagaactcctgtaaaaagttaggaagcaatctagttagaaatgcattagatttccttttgtttaaatggctggtaaataagctgtgctgaatggaatgtaaatttttgtaacttaaggttttgcctagagggattctctgtgttttgaatctgatgaccctgtaaggtatttaccattttacagaggtgattcttttactgtttctttcattaaaattcttctgtggggatattttggggggaagacctctccaagtgggctctttccctgtttgtaccttgaggaagtttttaacctaagctggtaagaataagcttagggggggtctttcatgcaggtctccacatctgtaccctagagttcagagtggggaaggaaccttgacacccccaaaCTGGGGGCTGCATTTTAGAGGTGACAGAGAAGCTTTGATAATCCTCATTCTTATGCCCTATTCCCACTCTCATTACTCACATGTAATTTTGTTTGTGGTGTGCACTCAAGAATGAATTTTGTCTGTGCTGTGCTCACACAAAAATGATGGAACCGAATGTGTGTGGGGGACACACAAATGATGAGCATTCATGGAAGCCCACACTTAATGGGCAGGCTGGTGCTTGTAAATGTATTGTGGGGAGGTGGTATGTGAAGGCACACAAACCTGATTGATGGAGTTATGAGCAAGCTAATTAAATGGTAACTTAACTGGTGTGTGTTTGAAGGTGTATACTGTCTTGATTggtgccctcttctccccccgGCACCACACCCCAGCAGTAGTTTGGCCTCTTCCAGGACATCTACTCCACCAAACATCCACAACAAGAAGTTATCTGCTCGGGGAAAACAACCAAGGAAAAAGTAGCAGAGGAAAAAGAGGCAGAGATCAGGTTTGTTATCGTGGAAAGATTAATTATCACTCCATACCTCCTTTTTTCCTATGGAAGTACAGTGAACTTGCACACTGATTCATCCGTGTATCTAAGTATGTTCCCAGCTAGAAGCATGAACACCAGTAGGATGGGTCACATACTAGAAGTCACGTGCATAAATACTTTCTGGACTTGGGGTTTTAAGGCTGAACAATAATAGAGTgtttggttggatttttttttaaccaaatcatTACCACTCTGTTGCCATTTTGTataagaaaataatttatttcaattattCTACGATAAGATATCATTAAGCGCAATAAATAATAGACTGATATAAATATCCTGTTACAAATATCATAAAATGCCCTGAAACTATTTCCACAATGCACAAATAGAATAAATAGTAGCAACAGCTTTTAAAATTCCACTGCATCTCATTGTAAATCATGTCTAAAATGTTCATTGATTTCAGGTAGTCCTTCTAAACAGGTTggtatttttaatttctaaacttctttgtgactttgtcctgtAGTTGAAAACTGCATAATTCCACTTGGATTCTCTTGCCAGCGCTGATGCTGAACTGCTTGTCTGCTAGAGGAAAGAACTGGTATCTCTTCACCTTCATCCTGGTGAGCTGAAGGTCCGTCCTTCCATCCTGGTAAAAGAGTCCCGCTTTCCATCATTGCAACCAAACCTGtctccagatgcccagctggCTGATGAGTCTATGTTGGAATCTCTGACTGGAACTCCCGCCTCAGGGAGCTtgtttggaagctgttccagttcACATGTGTTATGCTGTTATACTGTGGGTATACTGCATGTTACAGTTCAGAGGTGAGATTGGATCAGAGAAGAGATCAGAGAAATATAAAGCAAACACACAATGTCAACAATGTTTAAGGTCCAaccctttcttttaaaattcttaattCTCTTGTAACTTTTTTGCATCGATATccttcattttgcattttaaacctgAGTAAATGAACAGAATATTATCACATGAAATGAAATTTGTGCAGTTGGAATTTCATGAGAGTGAATGTATGGCATAATACATCAAGCATTATGGAGTGTTAGATGTCACTGTGGGAAGAATCTGCAGAGAGGAGGGATTCCACTGCATCCGTCTGTCTTCACCTCAGTAGTTGCAGCATCCGGAGCTGAAATGAAATTGGAAATAGTTGAAACACAAAGGGAAAAAGTATAATTTTCACTGAATTGATCTCAAGAAATTAAATGACAATATCTTTTCCACACGTAAGCTCGCAAGTCTTTTAGtatgttcatatttttttaaaaagtctctaggAAGCTTCTCAAACCTTGGAATACTAGAAATAGTTCTCATGAGGACAAATTAATTAATAGCCATGCTGATAATTGTAGAAACACACTATGTATGTCGAAGTCAGAGTGCTTTGGTCATCggataatgatacttccttcCCTCCCATACCACAAAGCGCTGGTGAGGTGCCGAAGGATTCCACATATGTGTACTTTGTTGCATGGTCTGCCAATTCCCTACTGCACAACAATACTGATATGTGAGAGATTATGAAGATGTGCAAAAATAAACAATAGTAGAAACATCAAAAAGTAAATCCATGTCACTGAAAATCCGTTtccaggacaggacaggaagagCCTAAAGCTGCTGCCATGGAAATCAGTTGCGATTTGGCCACTGATCCTAtaaaagaagaatcaggccctatatataCTCCAGGGAAAAGTTTTGTACTGTACCTTAGTTACTCAGCCTTCGAGTGAGTTTGTCAATCAGTACAAAACATCTGGGTATTTCCATGCGAATGATCTCCCAGGCACACAGGCtgtattgcttttctttcaggaaagcatctatcccctgaaagtattttttcactctCCGACTGGTGATCTGGAGGTCCTGACTTTCTGGGTTGGTTAAGCCCTTCTCTGTCTGTGCTCTCAAACATGCCTCCAGCCGCTGAATTTGCTGGTAAAGGCCATTTTGGAACCTGACTATGGAAGCCCCATCCCAAGCACTTTGGGTAAGGTTTTTGCTAAAGATGTTGAAGATCTCTTGGAGGATCTCTTGAATTGCCACCTTGGCATTCTCCTTCTGGGACACTGGGAGTTGGAGGACATCCTGGGTGGGTTTGAAAGCTGCCCTTTCATTTATGCATTGTGAGGGGAGATTTCCGCTCACTTTCTCCAGAAGCTCCAAGCTCTCTTTGTTCACTTTGTTCTGCTGGAAGTGAAGCATGGTACAGAGCTGAGATGAGATTTCAGTGGAGAAGAGCAGTATGAGGCAAATGTGCAGCAAACACCTGGTGGTCATGCCGATGTCTTCCACTTCTTTTCTTTGTGTGGAACCTTGAGCCTGGAGTTTGTTGAGGGTCCTATGTAGACTGCTGTGTCTTTCCTTCATGTCTCTGACTTTAAATAattggctgcagaatttttgtttcatcattttctgtttttttttaaaaggtttttcccTCCTGGAGGCTtcagtctttttctttctgtataaTTCACTGCTTTCTAGATTCTTTTACCACGCTTCCTCCTTTTTGTATTGTTGTGAAAGTGACCAAACCCCTTTCACTTATGCTGGATCCACATACATACAGGCTTTTCATGATGCATTAATTTAAAGATCTAATGTAATAAGATCATCCACACTTCAGAAGTGGTAATGAGAAGACCGCCAATTCATCAAACCCTACACTTTTCTCATTCATCACTTCCTGCATTTGACAGACAAAACTAGTTTAGGTATATTTAAAGTTTTGAGGCCTGGAGGAAGTGGGAGGAAAGGGTTGGCCTCAGGGGAGCTGGAACAGTTTGTGTAGTGGGgctgttgagagccattgaaccaaactgtaaactgtgAATATgaaggaaaccacttcaagccagggggtatggCAGCACCTATGTTAGGCCTCCCAAAAATAATGGTAAATTTCAACTTCAGTCATGCAACCTGAAAAGCACACTTAATATGTAGACACCAGCAAATATCGGTATCTTCCTTCTAGGAAAACACAGGAGCTAGAGAGTGAGCTCTGAGAGAATggaaccttttttcattttttgtttatttccagATCTGAGTGTATATACTGAAGCTGAGCAATCGATGCAGTTAGATGGTGTGAACATGTTGTCCTATTGGTCACTCTGAGTAGTTGACAGTGGTGAAAAATGGAAGGTACTTAGTAAAACAGGATGAGCAATTAGTTATACATACTAGAGAGGTACCCACATGGATGATTGTGATTTACAGTGGGGCCAGAAGGAGGTTATGAAGAGAAGTCCTGATTTGTATTTTTAACAGGCATGTCCCTGGGTTGTAGTCAttcaaagaattttttaaaaatcaaaatcagtGTTCACCATTTTGGCTAGTTCCTTCtcttaacttttttgttttccccttggCGTGCGCAGGGAAATTCTTCAGCTTTGATTTAGCCTCTTTGTTTCCTGTGGTcacatttcattttctggttctcttCCCCTAGCACAGACTGTTGTGCTGGATTTTGCCATCATGGcaggaaaatgtgttttcatccaaaaagaaaactattttcactgaaattagAAAGGAAGAATCACCTGAATAAaccatgaaaacatttctgtgCATATTAATTTGGTTAGAGTCTCCCAAGGCTTCCTGCACTTTGATAAGAACTATCAGAGTCTTGCATCGGCAACATGAAAGTTTCTGAATAGTGCAGAGAAAGCAGACTTACCAGAGCCCCCAGATTGCCATGCACTACGCTCCCTATTCTCGCATTACTTTACATGGGTGTTGGGGATGTTTATCCCACACGAGGGTGAAGTCCAGAGAAGATGTtgaggagagagggaaataagTACTGTAGTATGAATACTAGGAGAGGATAAGGTAACAAAGTAATCACAGGGTAATGCGGGGCAGGGGAGCCAAATCATCTTTTTCAATAAATCTATATGGTGACAATAATTCAGGGGTACTTGAATAGTTGTTGTTGTATGGCTGCTGAAAGCCAGTGAACAAAACTATGATGGAGACCATGCATTCACTTGCTAATATTACTTGATGCTGCTCAACcccagcacccctacttccaTCTTCCCTGCAGCAAGTAGGCAAAGAACCAGTCTATTATTTGAGAAAACTTGGTTACAAGGGCCTCAGAGCCTGCTGCAGAGGATCCATGCAGGGGTAGAGCCCTCTGCTTATGCCTCTTCCCTGTGCCACATGGAAGGGTGTGTGGGGTGAGATGAGGTGCCGTGGAGTCAGAAGCTTTTGCTCCCAGTTCCCTCTTGGGGTGTTCTCCATACAGTTATGATCCACGTGTGGGGCCTGGAAGGAGCAGACGCGCATTGAGCTGGGGCAGTGCTACTACAGGTCTGGTGGGTGCATCTCTCCATGTCACCTACAGAGAGTGTCTGAGGCAACTGCAGTCTGAAGGAAGCCCTGGTTTCATGGCTGTAATGGAACCTCACTGACAGGGACCGGAACGGGGCTCTGAGTGGTCCCAAAAACTGATGCAGAAACTCAGTAGCTCTGTGTGAAAAGACCTAGTGTTCTGTGTAGAAGCCACAGGCTCATCTGCTTCTATGATGAAGGCTGGGGAGAAACCTGCGAGTatcccctcctgcctgccagcggaAGGATAAAAGTGAGCTGAAGCGGGGATGTATTATTAGCATgttcctccctttttatccccctgtgGTTGGCTTTCCCACAGGAAGGCCTGAAATCTTAGATGATACATGGCATCAAATGGCTTCTTCAGTAGATGAATGGATTTTTTCCACATAGCACAGCTTATAAACAATATGATGGGATGAATGTCAGGAGGTTTCCCACTGCACTCCCTGGGCAACAAAGCAGTTAGAATCTGAAGAGTTTGTATGGCTCCCAGGTGCTATATGACGGCCATGTTCCATCAGAGGGGTGGGGAATACATTCTGGGGGTGGTGATTTTGTAATCCTTGACTTTTTCATGCAGTCTAATTTTGCTCTCATTATTCTCAGATGATTGTGTTTTGTCAATATAACCTTTGGCTCCAACTACGTGAAGGAATGAATGAAGGGAGAAAGATTTGGGCAGGAAAGAACTTGGACAGCTGATGGCTACAGCTCTTGGAAAAATCTGCACCATAAGAAAGGAGAGGCATTTGTTTTAAGAGTTAACTCCTTGTACATGCCTCTAAACCAGCAGGTGCCAAACTGAGTTTCCTGAATCAGTGGCAGTACGTGGAGTACTGGGTGATGGTCTTCAGAGAACTGGCAGATCCCACGTTCCTTTAAAGACCGCTAAACTTATATAAATGCGTTTCTAGTACTACCTTTCTTTGTAAGCATTTGGTGTACCTGCCACACAAATGTTAGCTGATCCtgaatgggaggggaaaggatCAATTTTTGTAAGATGAGGCCCACATAATgaaatgtttgagaacccctcaGCTAAAGAGAACAGAGGGTAAAAGCTTCTGCAATGCTGCCATCTGTTGACTGTGAAGAATTTAGTCTCCTACTAGAGACACCATGGTTTGGACTGTGTTACAAAAGGGATTTAAAATGGGACATACCTTCCTGGTTTTTTTCCCAAAGGCAGGTTTCCAATCAGTGTAAAAATtcacacacactttattttttcaccatttgaacATTTAATGTAATGGTTGTTTGActtctttaaaaacttttaaataagCAATCTCCAGATTTAGAGTGTGACTTAAATTAATGCTAGACAATGATGGGACTGACTAATAGCTCTTCAAAAATACTATCTACATACCCAAACTTGGCAACGAGATCCTTACAAGATTTGGTCCAATGgatgttttatgtttttgttttttgctttcaggtaatttttaacttttgggTTTAGGGTAATTTTTAGTCATTCACAGCTCAACTGAAATTTTGATGCACTGTGCTCCTTCAGCTGGTGGTTGTTGGTGCAACATGCAGTCCCTAAGCACACACGCTTGTTTTGGGAACACCCGGGGGAGagcaaagagaagcagcagcagatgcttACAAGCCTGAATGACAGGTGGGGTTGGGTATGTACAAGCTTGATAGTGTCTGTGAGCCAAGTGTACCCAAACCTGactggtggagggggaaaattAGACCCACGTAAGCCTccctgatggtggtggtgggggagataTGGAGTCTGCGTACATGGAAACC is part of the Eretmochelys imbricata isolate rEreImb1 chromosome 5, rEreImb1.hap1, whole genome shotgun sequence genome and harbors:
- the LOC144264680 gene encoding interferon beta-like, with the translated sequence MTTRCLLHICLILLFSTEISSQLCTMLHFQQNKVNKESLELLEKVSGNLPSQCINERAAFKPTQDVLQLPVSQKENAKVAIQEILQEIFNIFSKNLTQSAWDGASIVRFQNGLYQQIQRLEACLRAQTEKGLTNPESQDLQITSRRVKKYFQGIDAFLKEKQYSLCAWEIIRMEIPRCFVLIDKLTRRLSN